TCCTTGATCCGCTGAAACATCCGAAATATGATGCTGAATGGAATGGAAATTGCCTGATCTGTGGTGCTCCATCTCATGGAGGGATTCCGTACAAGGCGCTGCTTGGTAGCAGCTATACCGATTGGAGCCGACATAAATGTCCAGAATCGAATCATATTTGCCCGGCGTGCGCTTTCACAATGATGCTTAACCCCGCATCACACCGATGCTGCCTATTCCGGTATTCTTTCGTCGCGGAAAAGACATTGCATATCTGCAATCGCGCGGAAATACGGGATTATATTTTGGAGCCGCCGGAGCCGCCATTCGTCATGGCTGCCACCATCTCGCAGAAAAAGCATATCGCTTTTAAGTCTCTCGTGTCGTATGACCGGGAGAATTTTTTCTGCAATCTTGAAGAGGAACAAATTCAGGTGAACCGGCAGGCGGCGAAAGATATGATTGCCGTTTGTGAAGCTCTACGTGGGATTGGGATGACCAAAGACGAGATCATGCGCGGAGAAATCCGTTATGACCGGATCAAAAAATTTAAGCTGGACGCTTACGATAAAATCAATCATTTGTTGCGGCCCTGCATGGGGACGCGGCTTTTTTCTTTGTGCCTGTTTGTGGCGCAGAAAATGACAGAGGAGGAAGCAATATGCTTTTTGGATTTGACACTGAAAACGAAACCGTCGCAGCCGGAGCGCTGCTCGTCTACGCAACCTATAAAAGCCGGGACGTCAAAAGAGGCCCGTCCGGATACGATATGTGGGAACAAATCGAGCGGTTTGCCCGCAGGTCAGCAAAGCGGGCAAATAATGTTTCCGAATTTTTAGCCAAATTTAAGCCGCTTATGGCCTGCGGGACGCTGAATCCACACTGGTGCAAAACCGGGATTACGGCGAGTAATGCCCTTGTGGAGGAGGACGGCTCCGTAATTGTTAAAGGTGAAAACAGCCCACACCGTGATTTTTTGGTGGCAATTACAGAATCTCCGGAAGATCAACAACAGAAAATCGTTGACTGCATCTATGAGCAGACACAGCGGATTATTCTGCTGGTCCGCGACCGTTTGGAGCGCGAAAAGCCGTATGAAGTGGAGGCCGAATGATGGATAAAACATATCGTATCGAAACCGTTTATACTCTGAAACAGCCGCTTTCCCACATTGGCGAAGCGGAGAGCACGGAAACGTTTTTGAATACTGTCCGCGTAATGTGCCACGGAAAGCCCACGGAAGTATTCGCCTACACCGGCAACGCAATCCGCGGCGCGTGGAGAGACTGCGGGGCGGCCTATATGTTAGACCGGCTCGGGAATATCAAGGTACCCAAAAAAGCGTTTCACCTGTTGTTTACCGGCGGAACGATTTCCGGCGAACAAAAAGTCGATATTGACGCCGCAAAGCAGATGCGTGCCGCGTTGCCGTTTGTTTCAATTTTCGGTGGCGGGGTCGGAAATCAAATTTTGTCCGGGAAAATTGTTCAGACGTTTGCCTATCCGGTTTGTGCCGAAACGGTTGGGATCATCCCGGAAGGGATCGATCATATCGACTATGACGCGCAAAAAACCACCTGGCGAAAAATGACCGATGAAATATCTTTCACGCGCAAAGACGACAGCAAAGATTTTCTCGGCGACAAATACATGGCAAAAGACGTTAAATTGCTGACGGCCGGAGAAGAAGAAAAAAAGAAAGACGGCCCTGCTACGCAGATGCGCTACACCGTGGAGTGCCTTATCCCGGGCGTGCAGCTTTGGCACTCGCTCAACATCACCTGTAACGAAATAGAGCTCGGCGCCCTGGTTGCGTCGATCCACAAATGGGCGGAGCGTCCATATCTTGGTGGCATGGCCGGGAAGGGCTTTGGCTTGGTAGACGCGAAGTTTGAACTCGTGGACAGGGATGGAAATCGATCGCCGTTCATTGGCCTGAAAGATGGCACGCTCATTCTGGCTGAGCCCGCGAAAGAGGCGAAAGACCAGTACGACGCGCAGATCAAGGATCTGTATGATCAGTATCTCGATGGCAACAAAGAATCCCTCGTGGGTTTGCTGGAAAGTGGGGATTGACATGCATTCCACTACTGAGCCGTTCCGCGTAACTTGCAAGCTGCTCGACGGTCGCGTCAATACGGCCGACGGGCTATTTTTTCTCGACTGCATCCTCTACCACGCATGGTTTCTAAAATACGCTCCAGGCGTGATTTCCGGAACAGATCGCGAAGAAAACTGCAAATTGCATTTTGGCCTTCCGCTCCGGCAACTGCCAGGGAACCGCTATGCCGCATCGTGCGGATTTTACCATGATTTTGGAACCCATATTGAATACTGGAATAAGCGCCCAGACTGGGACGCACAGGCTGGATATCTGGATGCACACGGAAAAGTCAAAACCGGGGAAGGACCGATGCGAGCATACCGCATGCCGCAAATTATCCACACTGTGGGGGATATCGAGTTTTACGGATATGGGACGATCAGCAAAATAAAGGATCTGCTCTCCTATATCCCCGCCATCGGGAAAAAGCCGGCCGCCGGGTGGGGAATGGTTCGAGAGTGGATCGTCGAGCCTTGGCCGGAGGATTGGAGCACATGGAGCGATAAATACGGTCTGATGCGGCCAATACCGTTTGAAGAAAATATCGGGCACGACCTAAGCGGATACCTCAAGCGCAACTGTGCGATTCGCCCCCCGGCGTGGAAAGCCTGCAACCAGCAGCCATGCTATGTGCCGAAGGTGACGATATGACTTTTGACGAATTTATTGAAATCGGAAGATTGCGAGCGAAATCTCCACAGTATCGAAAAAAGCGAGATGCGTCCATTGAATTAGCCGCCCGTGAGCTTATCACTCATGAGCGGCCATATTTATCTCTAAGCGGTGGAAAAGACAGCACGGCGATGGCGTTTATTGTCAACGAAGCGGCCATACAAGTAAATAGAGAATTTCGCGTATGGTGTCATGTATCTGATGCTTCTTTCCCCGGAACGATTGAAACAGTAAAAGCGGTCTGCGATAGAATTCACAGGCCGCTTGACTTGTACCGATGCCCTGTTTCAGCGTTCGAGTTAGTCAAAAGCAAACAGCGGCGTCCATTTGGAAAAAGCGGCGCTTTTTTTGATTCAATCCGAACATATGCAGATGATAAAGATTTATGTTTTGTGGGTGTTCGGGCATGCGAAAGCAAGCGCCGAATGAAAGCAGCAAAAATTCATGGTGCGGTTTATCAAAGCAAAAGCATGGGAAAAGTGACAACCTGCGTTCCGCTCCAATGGTTCCGGCTGGAAGATGTGGCAGCTGCTCTTTATGAGTTTCAAGCACCGATCCATCCGATCTACCGCAAGCAGGCAATCGATAACGGAAAAAACGTTAATGATGAAACGCAATGGATAAGGCTGAACTATGTCACGTCAAAGGATCTGCTGAATAAAGGAACGGCTGTGTTCCTGAAATTGAATTATCCGGAGTTATATAATAAACTTCGAGCTGCATATCCAGAGGTGGGGCTTTATGCTTGACGATGCCCAGCGCGCCCTTGTCGAGCGATACCACGGAGTGATCTATGCTGTGCTGTCTCATGAGCATCTGCCAGCCAGCGAATATTACGATGTCGGCGCGGAACGCCTATGCCTTGCCGCTCGGAGTTTTAAGGGAAACCAAGACAAATTCTTCAGCTATGCTTTCACGGCGGTAGGAAGGGCATTGCGACAAGCTGCGGGGAAACGGCCTCATGAATCCGATATTGATGCGTTGCAAATTTCCGGCCCGGATGCTTTTACAGAAGCAGAAGATAGAGCGTACATATCCGACGTGTTGCGCTCTTGCAAAAAATTTATGACGCCCAAAGAGTTGCAGGCGATGCGGAATGTGCTAATCGGAGAGAAAAGTCACTCCCAGCCAGAAGCAATGGCAAGAGACAGGGCACTAAGAAAGTACAAAGCATATCTCAACGGAGAAGAAATAAAAACGCGCCCCAGCGAGCCGCTGCCTCCGGAGCAGCGTATGGAACGCGATCGGAAAATCGTTGAAATGCGTGCGCATGGATATGGATATGAAGATGTCGCGGAGTACCTGAATGTTTCTGGCCGGCTTGTAAGGCAAATATATGCCAACGCAGGCCGGCCACAATACTGCACATCTGCCGATTTTGCCCGTTTGCTCGGCGTGGATCGCTCTACGGTGCTTAGGCATGCAACAGCCCGAAAAGAGGGCAGGACGTGGCGAATTGATGAAATCCATTACCGCAAGAAATATCCAAAATTCAGCAAGGCATACACGAAGGATGAGATCGAATTTATTCGGAGCCATCCGTATTGGACTGCACAGGAAATAGCAGAACGGATTGGACGTACCGCATGTTCCGTCAGAATCAAAAAATGCAGGTTGAAAAAATAAGGCAAGGCAAAAAGACCCCGGAAAAAATCCGGGGCCTTTTTTGTTTGCGCGTCACCGCAAACACTTACACATTTCATATTTTTTCAATCCACGCCCCAATGGGGCGACATGTCCATGCTTTTTCCCGCTCGCGTAACCGGCTCGCTATTTCAATCCACGCCCCGAAGGGCGGCAATTACTTATGCTAGATCATCAATCCGGCAATCAAGAGCTTCAGCCAATTTTTTTAGATTTTCGGCTGAAGGGGAAAATTCTCCCTTTTCCCATCTAGAAATATCCTTTTGGGTGCAGCCGACTTTTTCAGCCAGTTCCGCTTGGCTAAGATTGAGCTTTTTTCGCCTTTTTAATATGTTCTCCCTGATCTCTTTTTCGTGCTGATCGTTCATTTCGACGGAATAGGCGTAAACGTACAGATCCCCCAAGGGACGATCCTCAAAATCTGATTTTTCCATTTCGGCGATTGCGTGAATGAGCGGCTCCATTGATATTCCTCTTTTGAGGCAATCCGGTTGCAAATCCTTATAGACTTTTCCGAAAACGATAGCCGGGTGCTTCGAGAAATTTCCCATATTCAGCGACATGTAGCGATCGTTTCCGCGGGCCTGTTTCCAGATTTTATCGGCGATGGCCCACACTTTCCCCCAATGCAAGTCTCTTGACTGATCCATGTCTTTTCCTCCTCCATTGCTATAGTATACCATTAATGGTATACTTGTCAATAGGCACATAAAATAAAAAATGATGGCTTTCCCGGGCTTGCGACCGGGCCGCGCATTAACGGGGCAAGGCCCCGCCGCTCTGCTTAGGCGATCAATCCATCAACGCATCCCCATGCCGCCGATGATTCCCGGCACAGAGCGAGGCCCGCGTCGGCCCAATCTCCATCGCACCAATCAGCATATTTGCTGCGCTGAAATCCTGCCTCTGTGCGATATGCCTTGACTACTTTCCGGGTGTTCTCATTATAGATGTACAGCATATTAATTTCCTCCTGCCGCTTTCCGCCCGGCCGGCGTGATGTGGTGGCGGGCCGCTCTCGGCAACCCGCTGGGGCGATAAAACTTAATAATCAACAACAACCTTGTACTGCTCAAAAAACCCATTGACCACCGGCTGTAATGTGTACTTAAGATCGGCGTCACAATGTAAGGCATTATCTTGGTCTAAATCGATGTATCCGTAGGTTTTCTTCCCATCGTCGCGCTTAATGTAGATGCGGTGCTTACCGTAATTACTCCAATACTGCATCATCTTTGCGCCGTATCCTTCGCCAACAACCGCCGAACCTGTAAATAATTTCTTTTCCATTTTTTTGCCCCTCTCTTAATTTCTGATCTTATTATAATACACGTAGCACGTGTATTCAAGATACTTTTTTACCAAAGTTAGAGATAAAATATTGTGCAATATTACACGTAGCACGTGAACTGAAATAGTGCTATGATTATGGAGAGGTGATATCATGCCAATTTCCGATGCCCGAAAACGAGCGAATAAAAGATCAGATGAAAAGTATTGGGAATATTGCACTGTGAAAGTCAGAAAAGGCCACAAGGCAGAAATACAGTCCGCCGCGGAAGCACATGGGCAATCCATCAATGGCTATATCACGCAGGCCGTAGATGAGCGCATGGAGCGCGAAAACTGTAAATAAAAAATGATCCCGGAAAAATCCAGGATCATTATTTTTTTAAATATTTTTCAAAATAATTTTCTTCTGCTGCTTTTCTGGCATTTGCGGCATCTTTCAGCTTATCAAAATATCCAAGAAAAATAGTTTTCCCTTGGAAAGTAATCCGTGCTTGCCATTTTCTTTGGGCTTTATGCCAAGACACGCCGCGCACGCCACTTCTATTCCCGGCGCGTGGCTTCATTTCGCGCAAAAGCCCCGGCTGCGTGCCCCCCTGATGAGCTGATTCCCATGCTCTTTTGCGGTGCCGGGCGAAAAGCTCATCATGCAGGCACCCGCAGGAGCGCACCTCCCCCTCTAAAAGATATGCAGCGGGGACAATTCGAGTATTCCCGCAGTCGCATCGGCATTCCCACAATCGGCCTTTCTTCGGATTTGATTCCCCAGTGGGGCGCATGGCAACGAGCCTGCCAAAGCGGCGGCCTGTGAGATCAGCGGCTTTTCTTTTTTCTCCACCCAACATAATCCCTGCCTTTCAAGCGGCCATCAATATACGGTTCATCGGAATCGATCACCCAGTTCCGGCCTATCTTTCGGGCTGTGTGGAAGCCGCCCCGGATGCATTTCTGCTGCACGGTGCGCGGATTGCGTCCGTGTGCCTTTGCGTATTCAGCTATCGAGATAAGCATTTTATTTATTTTCCTTCCAAGATTCAATTTTAACTTTTTCGATATCCATCGGAATAATTTCAACGAATTCGCCATTGTCAAGGTAGAGATATTCGGCTCCCTCATTTTTGAGCGCTTCTTTTACCACTTCTACTCCGTCACGATCCACCCATGCGACAAAATCATCGTATGTCGATTCAAAATTGTTATTTTCATCGGCTTCAAATTCACAAACCGCGATATATTTTCCAAAGTCTTTTCCATATGTCCCAATGAGGTAATTTTCATCTTCTGGGCGAACAAAGCAGAATCCGAAATTCGAAACGTCCACAAAAGCATCATAATCGTCCTGGCGCTCAATTGTGGCAGTTCCGAGTTTTTCCGAATCAAACCGATCAAACTTTTCGTTCGCGAAGTGAAGCAGTTTCATTTCTTATCTCTCCCTTTCTTTGATTATATTATACTATCATAAGATAGTAATGTCAATACTTTTTCTAAAAATATTTGAAAAAATTTTCAGCGCATACTATTATGAAATGGGAGGGATTAAGATGATCCGTAAATGGATAGACAATCTAGATAACTGGCTAACCCTCAAAGCCCGCCTAAAATCCGAGGGCTATACTCTCTGGCAAACTCAATATAGCTGGTATGATCCTCATGGGCTTATTGTGGGATTTATGCGAGGGGAAAATCAGATTGAGATCGTGACGCATAGCAAGGAGATTGCGAAGGATATCAGAAATAGCGGGCTATGAGCGCTATTTTTTTGACTTGCATTTTGACTTGCATATCTCCGTTTTTTTGCGTATTTTTGCGCATTATTATGTTCATAGAAGAAAAATAAAATCGCACCAAACTGCCGAGAAATGGCGGTCTGATGCGATTTTTACTTGGAGCGGATGATGGGAATCGGACCCACACCCTCAGCTTGGGAAGCTGATGTTCTGCCACTAAACTACACCCGCAAAGTGATTTTATTTTAACATATGGACCGGCTAAATTCAAGATATTTTTTCGCGGCACGCCGACTTTTTTCTTTGGGATTGACATAATTATTTTCAACGTTTTCCCTGCGGGGGAAACATTCCACATTTTCCACAGGGTTTTCCACAGCAAAAAAGCGTTTGACAAGCCTTTCTTCCTCTATTTTTAACCGTTTTTTAAAAAAGGGGAAAAAGATCAAGTGGAAAACGGAGGGAGCATGACTTTACATAAAGTTCGCCCGGTGGAAAATTTGTGGAAAAGGTGGAAAATCTGATTTGCCCGGAATCGGCGCTGCAAATTGGGAAAGAAGAAGAAAAGCGCGGCCGCTTTAGTAAAATGAAACAAAATTTTTGTTCTTTCGTAATCTGCCGCAAACGTTTTGCAAGACCGGGATCAATCTAAAAAGCCATCCGGCTAAAAAGAAGTCCGCGAACAAAAGGCGGAAGCAAACTGAATTCAGTTCGTTTCCGCTTTTTTTTGCTGCGCCGGACCGGACAGGCTCCGATCATTCCATGTCTCCCTTCGGCATATTGCAGGTCCCTGTTGAAAACGGGGAGCCCCGAATCAGCTTCCGGCGTTCAGGCTCCGGTATTCCGCCGGACTTTTTCCGCTGTATTTTTTGAACAGTCTGGAAAAGTAGTTGATGTCGTGATACCCGAGCTGATACCCGACCTCGTAGGCCTTGAGATCCGTGGTTTGGAACAGATGCCGGGCGCGCGCCATTTTCACCATCGTGGCATAATTGTTGTAGTGCATTCCGGTTTTGACGGCGAAGGTGTTGCTCAGATAGGTGTTGTTGATATAAAATTTTTCCGCGAGCGCCTTCAGTTTGATGTTCTCTTCCGGATGGCTGAGTATGTACGCACAGATTTCGCCGATGGTGCCGTCTTCCGCCTCCGGCTGGAATTGATGGAGAAAGTCCAGCAGGAAAGTCATTTTTCCGCAGTAATATTCGTGGTAGGAACCGGCGCCGCCTTCCCCGGGGCAGTCGGTGAAATCGAAGAAACGGATGTCGATGAAATTGCTCAGCCAGGGGATTCCGGAATATACTTCTTCCACGATGCGATGGTACAGCTTGCGGACCACGATGTCCGCTTTGATGATATTGTCCGCCATCGCGGTGTATAAGTTTTTCACCGTGCCGTCGAAAATCCGCACGGCTTCGTCGCTCTGCCTCAGAAACGCATCGATGATCTGCTTTTCTTCCGCATGGGGATATGCCCAGCCGAAATCGTCGCCGGCTGATCCTGCGGATGCGCCTTCTCCCTTTTTCAGCGTGTCGAGAAAGCGGTGCGCCCGCCGGAACAGCTCGAGCAGGGACTCCCGGCTGGGGGGCTTCACCAGGTAGTCGAACGCGCCCAGCACGATCCCCTGGCGGGCGTAGTTGAACTCGCTGTATTCGCTCAGCAGCACGACGCACGAGCACAGACTGTCCT
This window of the Ruminococcaceae bacterium BL-6 genome carries:
- a CDS encoding protein of unknown function (Evidence 5 : Unknown function), with the translated sequence MISISMATKNPSWVCWKVGIDMHSTTEPFRVTCKLLDGRVNTADGLFFLDCILYHAWFLKYAPGVISGTDREENCKLHFGLPLRQLPGNRYAASCGFYHDFGTHIEYWNKRPDWDAQAGYLDAHGKVKTGEGPMRAYRMPQIIHTVGDIEFYGYGTISKIKDLLSYIPAIGKKPAAGWGMVREWIVEPWPEDWSTWSDKYGLMRPIPFEENIGHDLSGYLKRNCAIRPPAWKACNQQPCYVPKVTI
- a CDS encoding conserved protein of unknown function (Evidence 4 : Unknown function but conserved in other organisms), with amino-acid sequence MIFFPFFKKRLKIEEERLVKRFFAVENPVENVECFPRRENVENNYVNPKEKSRRAAKKYLEFSRSIC
- a CDS encoding conserved protein of unknown function (Evidence 4 : Unknown function but conserved in other organisms), with translation MIRKWIDNLDNWLTLKARLKSEGYTLWQTQYSWYDPHGLIVGFMRGENQIEIVTHSKEIAKDIRNSGL
- a CDS encoding protein of unknown function (Evidence 5 : Unknown function); the protein is MLYIYNENTRKVVKAYRTEAGFQRSKYADWCDGDWADAGLALCRESSAAWGCVDGLIA
- a CDS encoding protein of unknown function (Evidence 5 : Unknown function), with the translated sequence MEKKLFTGSAVVGEGYGAKMMQYWSNYGKHRIYIKRDDGKKTYGYIDLDQDNALHCDADLKYTLQPVVNGFFEQYKVVVDY
- a CDS encoding conserved protein of unknown function (Evidence 4 : Unknown function but conserved in other organisms), with amino-acid sequence MMDKTYRIETVYTLKQPLSHIGEAESTETFLNTVRVMCHGKPTEVFAYTGNAIRGAWRDCGAAYMLDRLGNIKVPKKAFHLLFTGGTISGEQKVDIDAAKQMRAALPFVSIFGGGVGNQILSGKIVQTFAYPVCAETVGIIPEGIDHIDYDAQKTTWRKMTDEISFTRKDDSKDFLGDKYMAKDVKLLTAGEEEKKKDGPATQMRYTVECLIPGVQLWHSLNITCNEIELGALVASIHKWAERPYLGGMAGKGFGLVDAKFELVDRDGNRSPFIGLKDGTLILAEPAKEAKDQYDAQIKDLYDQYLDGNKESLVGLLESGD
- a CDS encoding conserved protein of unknown function (Evidence 4 : Unknown function but conserved in other organisms) yields the protein MTFDEFIEIGRLRAKSPQYRKKRDASIELAARELITHERPYLSLSGGKDSTAMAFIVNEAAIQVNREFRVWCHVSDASFPGTIETVKAVCDRIHRPLDLYRCPVSAFELVKSKQRRPFGKSGAFFDSIRTYADDKDLCFVGVRACESKRRMKAAKIHGAVYQSKSMGKVTTCVPLQWFRLEDVAAALYEFQAPIHPIYRKQAIDNGKNVNDETQWIRLNYVTSKDLLNKGTAVFLKLNYPELYNKLRAAYPEVGLYA
- a CDS encoding conserved protein of unknown function (Evidence 4 : Unknown function but conserved in other organisms) — protein: MTPTQLIYRAWQNTPRPIIYHTADGKGNPIDTECNFLDPLKHPKYDAEWNGNCLICGAPSHGGIPYKALLGSSYTDWSRHKCPESNHICPACAFTMMLNPASHRCCLFRYSFVAEKTLHICNRAEIRDYILEPPEPPFVMAATISQKKHIAFKSLVSYDRENFFCNLEEEQIQVNRQAAKDMIAVCEALRGIGMTKDEIMRGEIRYDRIKKFKLDAYDKINHLLRPCMGTRLFSLCLFVAQKMTEEEAICFLDLTLKTKPSQPERCSSTQPIKAGTSKEARPDTICGNKSSGLPAGQQSGQIMFPNF
- a CDS encoding putative Transcriptional repressor DicA (Evidence 3 : Putative function from multiple computational evidences), yielding MDQSRDLHWGKVWAIADKIWKQARGNDRYMSLNMGNFSKHPAIVFGKVYKDLQPDCLKRGISMEPLIHAIAEMEKSDFEDRPLGDLYVYAYSVEMNDQHEKEIRENILKRRKKLNLSQAELAEKVGCTQKDISRWEKGEFSPSAENLKKLAEALDCRIDDLA
- a CDS encoding protein of unknown function (Evidence 5 : Unknown function), which translates into the protein MEKAALFLIQSEHMQMIKIYVLWVFGHAKASAE
- a CDS encoding conserved protein of unknown function (Evidence 4 : Unknown function but conserved in other organisms), whose amino-acid sequence is MLFGFDTENETVAAGALLVYATYKSRDVKRGPSGYDMWEQIERFARRSAKRANNVSEFLAKFKPLMACGTLNPHWCKTGITASNALVEEDGSVIVKGENSPHRDFLVAITESPEDQQQKIVDCIYEQTQRIILLVRDRLEREKPYEVEAE
- a CDS encoding protein of unknown function (Evidence 5 : Unknown function), giving the protein MLDDAQRALVERYHGVIYAVLSHEHLPASEYYDVGAERLCLAARSFKGNQDKFFSYAFTAVGRALRQAAGKRPHESDIDALQISGPDAFTEAEDRAYISDVLRSCKKFMTPKELQAMRNVLIGEKSHSQPEAMARDRALRKYKAYLNGEEIKTRPSEPLPPEQRMERDRKIVEMRAHGYGYEDVAEYLNVSGRLVRQIYANAGRPQYCTSADFARLLGVDRSTVLRHATARKEGRTWRIDEIHYRKKYPKFSKAYTKDEIEFIRSHPYWTAQEIAERIGRTACSVRIKKCRLKK
- a CDS encoding protein of unknown function (Evidence 5 : Unknown function), whose amino-acid sequence is MKLLHFANEKFDRFDSEKLGTATIERQDDYDAFVDVSNFGFCFVRPEDENYLIGTYGKDFGKYIAVCEFEADENNNFESTYDDFVAWVDRDGVEVVKEALKNEGAEYLYLDNGEFVEIIPMDIEKVKIESWKENK
- a CDS encoding protein of unknown function (Evidence 5 : Unknown function); translation: MYRVLLVDDWDIFLVELKRLNVWGAVSEFEVAGKASNGKQALEMLKSSPYDMVLTDIRMPVIDGLQLLRRINQDSLCSCVVLLSEYSEFNYARQGIVLGAFDYLVKPPSRESLLELFRRAHRFLDTLKKGEGASAGSAGDDFGWAYPHAEEKQIIDAFLRQSDEAVRIFDGTVKNLYTAMADNIIKADIVVRKLYHRIVEEVYSGIPWLSNFIDIRFFDFTDCPGEGGAGSYHEYYCGKMTFLLDFLHQFQPEAEDGTIGEICAYILSHPEENIKLKALAEKFYINNTYLSNTFAVKTGMHYNNYATMVKMARARHLFQTTDLKAYEVGYQLGYHDINYFSRLFKKYSGKSPAEYRSLNAGS
- a CDS encoding protein of unknown function (Evidence 5 : Unknown function) is translated as MPISDARKRANKRSDEKYWEYCTVKVRKGHKAEIQSAAEAHGQSINGYITQAVDERMERENCK